A window of Macrotis lagotis isolate mMagLag1 chromosome 1, bilby.v1.9.chrom.fasta, whole genome shotgun sequence genomic DNA:
GTAACTTTTCTGTTAGGTAAAAAACTCATATTggagaatgaaatatatttatagttttccaTACCCTCATAAACCCTGAATGGAAATTCTTTTGAAGAAACAGAGTAAAGATTGGATACAAAAATGGGAGCTGGTTCAGTGTGTGAATCAAGAGAACCAAGAAGATTATTAATACTGGTTCCATCATGTGCTGTCACATGTATTATTCATAAAATGTAGGTGAATGCAATTAATCAACATTTCCCACTTCTGGGAATGGAAAGACCTCTAAATCCAATTGCATCCTCCCAAAACTGACAGAAATGCACTCCCCACCCCCTTAAAAACTTAGAAAATCCATTGTCTTTCTTCTAAGTAGAAATCAAATCACCTAATCTTGTACAGTGATTTATATCctgtttaattgttttcttttaattcattaaaaaatctgTCTCCCTCTGTATTTGAAGTCCACTGACAAACTGAGTATTGGTCCTGCTTAGTTATATAATTAACATATTTTGTTTGATAAATCAGTTATATTTATAAGCTCAAACAATTATTGTCCCTGTTAATTCAGATTTCACCTCTCTAGCATGACAAGCTGTATCTTTGTCCAAGTTCAATTTTTATATGAATCCTAGTGAATAACAATGAACAATGGAAATTaagtattaaaaaatttttaaaagaaagtaatgTGAAATATCATAATGAATTCAAAGAAACTCAGTTTTTTAATCAATGAACCAATTTGACTTACAACTACTTTTGCACTCAATCGGGAACAAACCACCATCACAATTAATCCAACTTTGTATAATCATTTTGAAACCAAAATGCTTTTGAGaatgaatttaattaaaagaagCATACCTTGTAGCTATGTTTTCCTCTATTTGTCACATTGCCTGATCCacgtaaaaaaaattaaaataaatttaattccttAATTTATGTTGTTGTAATTTTATTGTTGGGCAGTCTAAGAAGTTACACAGTAAAAGAAATCTTAGGCATAACCAGGTTTATCTTAATACTCACAGTCTTTTTGATGCCACCACACTGTGTGTAAGTATATGCCACAGTAATGGAAGAGGAATTCATGTCCTGATTGAAAAATTCTGCCTTGTAGTAAAGGCATCAAGTTCTTGCCATCAATTattctgaaattcaaaaaaagagagaattaaaatGAAGACTATGCTAGGTAATGTATAGTAAATTCAAAAATCTGACATAGACTATCATctcaaaatatgttaaataatctTACCTAAagtattttaatgtatttaatacaaacattattatatacTTAATGACATTTAATATCTCTAAGCAAACTATATACTTTCGGATTTCTATGAGCTCTTGAAGGGCTAGTTCAATCTAAATTAGAAACATGAATGTCTTTTACAACATTCCTGGCAAGTGGTCATTATACCCTTACTTTAATCAAGGAAAATTCAACATTGGTATATATGTGTTATACCAAAAAATTACACAAATTATCATCATGGAATAAGAAGTAAAATTTTCCACTCAAATTCCATCATTCTTTACCCttctctaaaaattattttggaactTGAATTGGACATGaagtatactttattttccttatgaATATGATCtataattgtatttctatttgtATAATATTCTCCATATAATTTGGGCAACCTGAAAGTAATCCAAGTAACTTGAAAGTCTACATTGATCTTCGAAAGTAGTGCAAATTTGGAAATAGCACTCTTCCCATTATGAAAGCTATTGATTTAGAATGTCCAATATTTAGAATGACTAAATCTTTTGTCTTACTTTGCtcaaatataagcaaataaacaCTTTTAGTGTAGAATTTAAACAGGGACATAGGCATGCCTTTGTAGGTATAACAAGAAACCaagatttttaaatcttttatttttataacaaaggCTCTgtgaaaacacaaaataaaaaccaTCACATTCAAcatctatttcattttctgtcacataaatgtgtgcacatacacacaccaaTAATATACACACATCATCTAAGCACTTTATAGAGATGATCTCAATTACTATGTAAgaagaaaaacacattttaaattaTCATCAATTTATGTACCTGTCCTGTGGCAATATTGCTCCAGCAACATAAGACAATGTTGGATAAATATCCATGAGACTTGTAGGGTCATTAATCACTCCACCAGCTGGAAGGATGTTTGGCCAGCGAAATATTCCTGGCACCCGAATTCCCCCTTCCCAGCCTCCCATTCCTTTGCCTCCTAAAGTTCAAAACCAGTAGTATAAATAATCAGTCATGATCTTATGTATTTAGCTTTATTGAAGCAAAAATCaagtaatattttaataaataaatactatccTAGCATTTCCTAAGGAGTATGGAGActacaaaaaaatataagatatattcTATCTTAAGAACCTTATCATCTAGTTGGCAAAATGAAACAGTCTAAAGATTTTAATAAATAGCACAAAGAGGCTATTGGAGTTGTCATAAGACTACACGGTTAAATTACCAAAGTGATTTAGAAAAGTATTATAAATTCAAAGATGAATATGAACTAGAATGTTCTGGGACATcttactggaggaaaaaaaatatatgtagaaGTATATGACAGAGAAAATGGGGAAAGGCATTCAGATTCAGATTCCATTCAGGAATGGAAATAGTCAAAAATAACATCAAGTTATCACAAATTATGTTTGGGGGATAAGGAATCGATCAGTTTAATTGAATTCAAGGATTTATAAAAGAGAATAGCAGGCTCTAAATCTTTAAAAGTAGACTCTTGTAAGCTACAGAATTTAGGTTCCATAGCCAATAGGGCACCATTTAATGGGTGACTGagattataaaataaagtttaagaaaacctttttgttttacaaattacaaaaatCAGGCTTACAGAATGCTTTCATGCCAAATTTTATAGCCAAATGTGGATCAAAGCTAATTCTCAAGAGCAAATTCCTaagtaaaactgatttatttgtATTACAGGTTTAGACTATAtagttaaaataattatgatcaataatttattatttatagaaTACCTATTCTATGAACATACTATTAGAAATAGTTTGACTAAAAGGAGCTCAGAATATAATTGGAGAGAAAagatgtatataaatatgcaaaGTGATTAGTAAGCAGAATAAAAGTACCAATTGTTAAGTACAGACAGAAAAGTTTCCTTAGGAAAGCTATTTGgatcaatgaacatttatacaAATCACTGTGTCCTGCCTtagtcatatatgtgtgtataggtatgtgcatgcatgcatgtatgcatattgAGCATGTGTACTATATGAATGTGTTTTGTattgtacatgtatgtatatgtagacATGTGTGGGTTGTTTGTGGACATTAGTGTATCTGGAgaatcaagaaagaagaaaaaagattacattatatgtatacatatatatatatatatgtgaatctatatatattatatatagagagagagagggattatagatagatagatagatagatagatagatagatagatagatagatagatagatttaaaaGAACACCAAAAATCTCTTTATCCTAGGTATTACAGGAATAGTGTCTATGATTACCATTTAGTTATATAACACTTACATATTACTGGCAAGTATCTGAAGTACAACTAAAGCTAACAGAATCAATTTTTCAAATAATGCTGAAACAATTGTTACATGCAAGTAAACAATTCCCACTTTGAGACTGGTAACTTGAGGAGGTTACATCCATATGCACTTTATCTTGTACAAAAAGTGATTGGAGTTCTTTTTTGGTGGGAGTTATGATTGCAACAAACTGAGAAATCACACATGAGTGTCTTATTAATATAGTTCTACCTTACTTTAAACTCAAAATGTTATATGATTCATTATCCATATTCATCTTCAACAttagttttaaattgtttttactaGTAGggttttacaaaatgagaatgttcaAGTTAGTgcaaaaaatgttgaaaagattaatatgtttactttttaaaaaattctatgttACTCTGTAGTTACACCTTACACAGTTCACTAATTatgaaattcttaaagaaaaaattccagaCATGTAATTTTATCTTTTGGGGAATTACTGGTATGAAACTCACACTACAATGTGAATCAGCAATTAATCTCTGAAATTACCTATAGCCCTTGACTTTAAATGACTGGTTCATAGTTAAGGACATGAATCCAGATATTCCTAACTCCAATACCAGGCTTTTATCAATTTTGTCATTTCAATGTGAGTTTAtcaatttagaattgaaaagacAGCTTTTTTTTACACATTTTCATGAATCATGAATCAATTTTTCTTAGTACTAAAAAACTTTGAggatatttcatatatgtatatattattcataGTTTGATAGATAGTTATATCAAATATCATTGCATTATTTGttttaaatcaaaaaatataagCAATACTTTTGGGTACTAATGGTTATAGTAAAAGACATTATAAATCTCAGTTTTCAAAAGGAAGCATTTCAATCCAATATCATTACCACCTTTATATATTCCATTCCAACCACCAAGCTGAGATTTTCCTTCCTGAGACTCCAAACGACCTCCATTGTCAGAAGTAAAATATACAAGTGTgttatttctcaaatattcctTGTCAATAACATCAAGAATTTTTCCTATGATAATGATAAAGGCAAAGTCAATTATAATCCCTTTTTCAAATAAAACAActtaatatcatttaaaaataatgtagaTCAGACAGATATAATTTGATAGAAAGAAGTCCAAAATAGTGAAAGTATACATAGTTTAATTGAAACTCACAAAATcccaacatttataaaataagaacaatCAAAGTTTGTCAAATTAACAAAGTTTtactaagtgcttactatattccATAATACAGTAAGGTACAGTACTACCTTGAGACGTCCATAAAAATTTTGGGCTGGCCTTACTCTCCCTTTGTGATAATTGAATGTCTATTGGTAATTACTAATTTTCTAATCTCAacagtaaaaaaatatttttgaggttgTAAGCCCCCAAGGAGGTCAATAAGCATAGAAAAAACATAACTTACGTATTTAGTAAGATACAAGCATAAATATGCACATCCATTTCAGCTAACTGATACTGTCAGATGCTAGTCAGACAacagaaaacattaaaatgattttccatttctaaagAGAAATTGAGGATTCAATTTTAACTATCAGAATAGATTAGCTGAAATAATAAGTTTATTTCAAGATTCTGTTCAATTTCCTCTTAAAAATTTTAGGATATTGTTATGAAAGGGTACTGAATTATAAACAAATGACCAATatacctggaaattttttttaatttgcatcaaATCTGTGATAgcatcattttaaggaaatttcaGTGAAGAACTTCCTCAACAAACACAAATCTCTACTTACCTTGTAAGTCTTAAAGACTTGCCAAAATAATAACTccaactataaaaatgaagacaaccttaaaatgacaacaaaatccggtttgtttttttaaagcaatggccAATAGCAGAAGTATTAGGGCTATCTAAACCAcacctcttattttacagatgagacaactgaaCTGTTCACGTTCCTTGGATATAAAATTCAAAGATGGATAAGATGATGttaaagatcccttccagctctaaatacaaaaactaataatcaaaaaaactgaaataacttTGCCAACATGGCACAAGTAGTAAAGAAAGATTAGAATTGTAGTCTTCTGAATACAAACCTGGCTAGCTTCCACTCTACTACATTGTCAGCATATTTACCAAGGTAAAGTATTAattaggaaggagaaaatataacaagTTATCATTTAATAAAGAGGATACTAAAATAACTGAGAACAGATATCACAGGGTATTACATGAGCTATCATCCTtaacctttccctttcctttacgCCTCTgaaagctggagaaagaaaataaagatcttTTTCTGAATTATCCTGGGGAGGCAAGATAGCAAGCATGCCCTTCCTAAGGGCATGGTCTTTAATACTATGTaagtactcccgactccagggatggtactctatccactgcaccacctagccacccctctaatacTATGTAGAAGTAAGGAATACTTGAGAAGTCTGACTTCATACTATAAACTGAGAAAAGAATTTCTGTTAGTTACCTTTGTAATATTCCTACTGCATTGTAATTCTAGAGATTGAAATAAATTGTTAATTTGTTAATACTTGAAAAAATACTTGttaatacttgaaaaaaatataaaattgaacttattggggcatctaggtggctctgtggatagagcactggccctggagttgggagtaccttggttcaaatccgacctcagacacttaataattacctagctgtgtagccttgggcaagccacttaacccaactgccttgcaaaaaaaaaaaaaaaaccctaaaattgaACTTagatgcttctttttttcctttctataagCTAATTTTACAtgtgtcttttaattttattataattaactagactaaaaacaaactttttagaagaaaaaatgtgtAGATTATTTTTTAGATACATATAACAACAACTATGTGAACCATGAATTCATAACTTGCACCACTACTACACCTTGTGTCactaatttcaaataaaagaaataagaatagtcATTTAAATactattcaaatttaaaatataaagtgatataaaaaatgaGAGAGTAGTAGGAAAACCTCATGTTCCTTctttgaaccttagtttccttatcagtaaagtGATGGCACtagagaagatgaagatgatcTCAAGGATACCTAGCGATTTTAAATACCATGATCCAGTAACTACATTTTACCAACCAAAGATATCTATAAAGGCTctagaaattctaattctaacaTTTATTATGTCTTCTTAGTCATTTAATTTCACTCTCtgagtctctgtctttctctgtctctcttttctctctcccgaATACacaaatgtaatatatatatatatatgtatgtatatatatatatatatgtgtgtgtgtgcgcacacatatgtgtatatgtatataaatgtatacacatgGTTGTACATACATTtgtgtgcacatatgtatataggaAGCTAATTTTTGTGTGTACACATTGATGCACTGTATATACACAGAAGTGTACTGGTATTTAACCACCAATTGTccaatatatatttacacacacacacacacacacacacacacagaaacaaacacacacgcacacacaaacacatgcgcACACACATATTTATGGGGGCCAAATGTTTTTGCAATAAtgtgaattattaatattttctcctttcttagatcaataaaatcaataaaacaataaacaaagcCACATTTTgtgtttgaaagtttttcaaggtggctcacactgaaaatttcgCAATTGCCTTTCTTTCAACAGTTTAAAAAACTTGCCTGAATATAAACACTCTCTGAGATGGTGGTGAGCTGAGAATCAAAATAGTGTCACACATATAAAATGTTGTACCAATTTAAGTGGAGTCATTGtcagaatttttaattgaattactCTTTCCTAAAGTTCACTTGTTAAAAGGTTAGATGGTGTTTACCTGCTATCTCCACAATGCTGAACTAGAGGGAAAATATTGTTAGCGAAACCTTGCATGACTTCAGAAAATACCTAGAGAAAAGTCAATATATGGGATACAATCTGTTTGCCTAGAGAGAGTACCCATTTCAGTGAAAACATGAGTCCCCCAACACATAAAATGAACTCACTCACTATTTCATAAAATGATACTTACCTACCATCCAATCCATTTCTTCTACATTATCTCCATATAATCCATATTTGCTACATCCAGTAAACTCCTCTTTAGTTACAAGTGGAGTGTGCACATGAAGAAAggacataaaaagaagaaagggtcCATGTTTGCacctaagaaagaaaaacaaataatcaatTCAACTCACTCCCTAGAAAAGCATATTTGGTATTAAAAGAAGCTTCATTGAAATGTGAAATCGTAATACATTCTTTGAAAGTTTTAGTGAAGTTTGACTGAAGtcatggatttatttttaaacaaatatagcAAGGATATTTGTCTTAAAGGGAAATGTGAAttttatgtttatgtgtatatacatatatattatttatatatatttaatactttatttttttcacttgctTGTCAATGTCCTTAATATATGAAGCTAATATTGAACAAACTTTTGATTGAGAAAAAGATCATGGAATTCAATCTGGATTCAACAAGATTTGCCTTTTACACAAAAAATTTTGTCATATTTATCTACAAAGTAAGGATAAAAATATAGTATCTTTCTCAGAGCATTGTTATTGAAAAACTACAATGAGATTGGGTGTTAAAAGCACTATAAAAGTGTCAACTATTAATGCTGTATTTGCTTTCCCTTTGAAAAGTCTGtgtgcattttataatgttaaatgaaaaaaataaaatattatagtcATTCAGTCTTATTTATGATGaagaattgaatattttttaaaagacaattcaACATAACTGACTCTACCCTAAAGAATGGAATCCTAGAATTAGATGGATGCTATGATAATGAGATGATATTGTGCAAATTCTTATATGCAACATTTATCACCtctattgttttctattttaaaaaaatcttcattcaaATGTCATTTAAATACTTCTAATTATAGAGAAATATCTGATTAGagcttataaaatttttaaaagcctaGCTTTTAGAACTTCCCATCTTAGATTGAGCCAAAATTTGCTTCTTTGTGGCTTTCATCTATCAATCCTAATCACAGcatctggaaaaaatagaataagtcTATTTTCCTAAATAACTCTTCCAATACATTAGTGGAAAAGCACTGAAGACTTGAGTAAGAACATCTCAGGACTATCCTTAtctggaagaaaatttagaaattatattttaaaagtcattattctttgatccaataataccattttatatatatatatatatatatgtatatacacacatataataaatCGCAAATGGAACAATGACCCAAGAAAAGTTCATAAATATACACCTAAATACATATCAGCACtttatacaataacaaaaaaactgaagaagggttcttttataaaaaattgttgaaaatttGTGATGGCACTAATTTCATTAAACAAACAAATACCATTGTACCATAAGGAattaaaactatgaaaaaaatccaaaaaccttgggaagacctgaattgatTTAGAGCAACATAAACACaagcaggagaacaatttacatgaTGAGCACAATAACATAAAGAAAATCAACTTGAATGACTTGATGACTTTGATGTAGTGATCAATCATTACTCCAGAGGAAATGATGTTGAAATAGTGATGGACAATAGATACAGAATGAAACACACATTTCATATATGGccattatatttgttttatcaGGTCATAATTGTAGAAAGTTTCTTACCTGACATCAAGCCCACATCTCTTATAATgagaaatattaaatcattttctaAAGCTAGGCTCTGAGTGttaaagatgggatttgaaccacAGTCATTTATCTCCATAGGTAGGGCCCTTTCCACTTTATTTTACTACCTTctagtaaaatattattttctttcactttgtaTTGACTCAAAAGAGTGTCAAATGTGACacaaataaaacagaatttatttttctggccAAGGAGACTGGTGGTCTCTGAaacagatatttatttttaaattatgaaggataagaaaattgaagatgTTCATTACTTTTCAATAAATGAAAGAGCTTCTTTCAAAAGCAGAGAagttactttttcttccttcatgggCTGTTGAATAATTTCATGGTTTCTCATAAGAATACAATTCCAACGTCGAATGAATCCATAACTAGAATACCAggtgatgaaaaacaaaacagccACAAAAGCAGTGAGGATAACAATACTCCATGGGACTCTAAACCATCCAGCAAAAGTGGGAATAAGAAGTAAGAGAGGCACAAGACCAAGAGCCACACTGGAAATCCAGAGGTTGATTCGGAGAGTTCTGTGTATCTCTGGTGATTTTGTTGACTGACATTCATTTATGAGAGTAAAAGGCATCCCAAAAAAGTAATCAAACCCATGGTTTAGTGGATGATAACAGTGGTCATTTCGAGAGGCACAGCTTAAACCTTGATGCCATTTTCctgaaaaaataggaataaacaataataaaaaatattatttggggAATCAAATGTAAATTTCAGGTTGGAATGGAAACTCACAATAAAATCCATTGAGGGTTTTGTTTCCACTTTACAagcattttactgaaaaaaactATGTCATGTGAATTTAAGTAGAAAACTTTACTTGTgattcctaatttataaaatgaaattgaggCAATTCAACATCAGAGAGGGTAAATACAGAGCCACAGGTCAGAGATTAATCATAATATCACTTCCCATGCTTCTAAAAATGTTTCTCTTTCATACTAGAAGTAACTTCTTCATAGTCTCAAAGCTAGAAAGTGTCATAATCAAGATGCAAGTTACTTATCATTTCtactgctatttcttttaaatatcatcAAACACTTGAAGTGGGAGAATGGTTACTAGAATggagttttgattttttaattttattgttagcagtaaatttaaaatgttgaaaTCTCTCCACTGATACAGACTAACAATATCTTTACAATTTGTCATCTTATATAGCATGTGTGTCTGACCTGCAACCTCAAATCCTGTTGCTGCATCCTGTaaccagaaaatgaagaaatggatgaACCAACATTGCAACATCATAGACCAGCTTAACCTCACTTACCACCATGAGAATTTTTCATGTAACTAACATTGTGTTGTCTCACAGAcatcttggatttttttgttttctttttacaaaatatatgcatataggaatgaagatctttttaaaaaacattatatgACCTATTGTAATTGCAacaaataactttattatatgaAACGTTAATTGCTATTTTGTCACAAGACCTTAGAATaaatttcaagattttagaaaacatcaACTGCTTTTCTCTACATTTGCTATTCTACTCTTGGTTAACATAACACATTGCCTGCAAACTTGGAAATAGAATGTTTAGAGTTGCAATTGAATatgcaacttaaagaaaaaattattcaacTATCTTTATTGGACTTTTATAAATTGTACATGCCTTAAGAAAAATCTCTCACATTTCACAAACGTGTCCTGTTCATGATGTCCCTTTTGGagaatatatgtatgcatatatatatatatatatatatatatatatatatatacatacacacacatatatatataacatgtgtatataaatatatatatacatatataaaacatacaagcaacttttttcctctaaaaagcatacaaaaagtgaaaatagaacaaaattttgAGATgagcattttgaaaatattctatGCATTGCTACAACCTCTGTCAAACCTGATATAGATGCACTGGTATTGAAAGAGCAGGCTCAGTGTtcacaataaaaatgacatgttcttatttgttgtttaaaaatgttttattatacttatttttattgttatactTCATTCCATTATTATGCTCATTGAtaatatgggttacattataatcataaataaatgttaaattctaTATGCATCCATTGATAAGTTTTTGTTGAGCAATatgacccagaagagctaaaagattaGATACC
This region includes:
- the LOC141519922 gene encoding arylsulfatase H-like, translating into MNLTSKDWSCWALILICCLSWRVNGSIPSMNSRPNIVLFMADDLGIGDLGCYGNSTMSTPNIDRLAREGVKLTQHLAAASMCSPSRTAFLTGRYPIRSGMSSSFNMNRGILWLGGSGGLPTNETTFAKLLQQRGYKTGLIGKWHQGLSCASRNDHCYHPLNHGFDYFFGMPFTLINECQSTKSPEIHRTLRINLWISSVALGLVPLLLLIPTFAGWFRVPWSIVILTAFVAVLFFITWYSSYGFIRRWNCILMRNHEIIQQPMKEEKVTSLLLKEALSFIEKCKHGPFLLFMSFLHVHTPLVTKEEFTGCSKYGLYGDNVEEMDWMVGKILDVIDKEYLRNNTLVYFTSDNGGRLESQEGKSQLGGWNGIYKGGKGMGGWEGGIRVPGIFRWPNILPAGGVINDPTSLMDIYPTLSYVAGAILPQDRIIDGKNLMPLLQGRIFQSGHEFLFHYCGIYLHTVWWHQKDCGTVWKAHYVTPKFQPEDGGACYWSGLCPCSGNVNYHDPPLLFDISRDPSEEHLLTPDNEGLFDAVIKKIEAAMKEHQRTLMPVPQQLSIFNTIWKPWLQPCCGNFPLCGCDKEDDPLPIGL